From Staphylococcus delphini, one genomic window encodes:
- a CDS encoding GlsB/YeaQ/YmgE family stress response membrane protein, which translates to MGFIVMLIVGGLIGWAAGAILGKDIPGGIIGNIIAGLVGSAIGSWLLGHWGPEFGGVYILPALIGSIILIALASLILGKMRGKK; encoded by the coding sequence ATGGGTTTTATAGTGATGTTAATCGTCGGCGGTCTCATTGGTTGGGCTGCTGGTGCAATTTTAGGTAAAGATATTCCAGGTGGTATTATTGGAAATATTATCGCAGGTTTAGTTGGTTCTGCAATTGGTAGCTGGTTATTAGGCCATTGGGGACCAGAATTCGGTGGCGTATACATTTTACCAGCATTAATCGGATCAATTATTTTAATCGCATTAGCTTCATTAATTTTAGGTAAAATGCGAGGCAAAAAATAA